The Caldisericota bacterium genome window below encodes:
- a CDS encoding NusG domain II-containing protein, translated as MEKGDKLLALILVIIFIFAIGQYTFVSISKAKKTIVIRSDGEIVQQIPLNETTEIITTIKSKEGTITMQVKNGKVHIIESTCHDELCIKQGWVSKVGESIVCLPNRISISIVGEEKNEIDSITY; from the coding sequence ATGGAAAAGGGTGACAAGCTTCTTGCTTTAATCCTTGTAATAATTTTTATATTTGCAATTGGGCAATATACTTTTGTAAGCATAAGTAAGGCAAAAAAAACAATCGTTATAAGAAGTGATGGAGAAATAGTGCAGCAAATACCGCTAAATGAAACAACAGAAATAATAACCACAATAAAAAGCAAAGAGGGAACGATTACTATGCAAGTAAAAAACGGAAAAGTGCATATTATTGAGTCTACTTGTCACGACGAACTGTGCATAAAGCAAGGATGGGTCAGTAAAGTTGGTGAAAGTATAGTTTGCTTGCCTAACCGCATATCAATTTCCATCGTAGGAGAAGAAAAAAATGAAATCGACTCGATCACATATTAA